In Microbulbifer elongatus, the DNA window ACCGGTGCTGGTGTTGATTGTGTTGGGGCTGGCACTGGCGGAGCTGGTGATTCCGTATACGAACCAGACGGCCGAAAGCCAGCGGGCGATTGCCCAGGGTGAGCTCGATAATGCGGGGCTGGAGCAGGGATTATGGCTGTTCGAGGGCGGAGAGTTTGTGCATTTCAATGCGGCGCTGCCGGGCGGTACCCTGTTTGGTATTACCCGGTACAAGTTCGATCAGGATCAGCAGTTGGAGCAGGTGGTGTTTTCCGAGCGTGGGCACTTTGCCAATGACCGCTGGGAGCTGCAGAACAGCCGCCAGACAAGCCTGACCCCGGAGCGTGCCAGCAGCACCCGTGAAGCGCAGTCCACCTGGGACTCCGATATGTCACCGGATCTGTTCTCGCTGGTTGTGCCGCTGCCGTCGGACCTGTCGCCGCGCAACCTCTGGTCCTATGGGCGTTTTCTCGACCGCAAGGGCGAGGAGTCTGCACGCTACTGGCTGGCCTTCTGGAAAAAGATTCTGCAGCCGCTGACGATTGCCGGCCTGGTGATGATGGCGATCTCGTTTATTTTTGGCCCACTGCGGGAAGTCACCACTGGCTTGCGGGTATTTACCGGGGTGATTGTGGGGATCGTGTTCCAGACGGTTCAGGATATGCTCGGGCCGTCTTCAGTGGTGTTCGGGTTTCCGCCGTTTATTGCGGTGATGGTGCCGATCCTGGCGAGCTTTTTACTGGGGTGGGCGCTTTTGAAGCGGGCGAGATAAACCTCGCTGGCGGAATACTATCCAGTCTGGTGGCGTGGTGCCGCTATCGGGTGCCCCGAGAGGCACCTTCGCACTTTGCTACTGTACGGGTCTCAGGTCTTACTCTTCTTCTTTTTCGGCAGCTGCCGCACTTCGGTATCCGATGCCAGGTCATGCCAACTGGCGCGGTCTGCACGAAAATATCCCCAGAAGTAACCCAGGCCAAAACAGGCCACTGAGAGCGGGCCTACCAGTGCGCGAATGAAGCACTGGTACCAGCTCAGCTGCACCCCGTTGTTGTTGGCCACCATCAGGCGCCACGCGCGCATCCCGATGGTCTGGCCCGCGGCGCGCCAGGACCAGAAGAAATAGCCCGCGGTCACAGCGAAGAGGCCAAACTGATACAGCGGGCCACCCACGCAGGGGGTGTAATCTACATGTTCCGGTTGGCAGTGCAGCCCGCCAAAGGTCGAGGCTACCAGCATGGCGAAGAATCCGTACACCATCCACAGCCCGGCGAGGATCATCCCGTCGTAGAGCAGGGCGATCAGCCGCGGGACCACGCCGGCGCGGGGGAGTTGGTTGAACTGGGTCGGGGTATTGACGGTGTCGGACACGGGAATCTCCGCCTGTGAAAAACGTGGCGGAGATTCTAGCAGGTTAGCGGGAAGAATCAGGCCGGACTTCAGAACTCGTATTCGACCGAGATTTTGAACTTGTCATCGGACAGGCGGACATCGTAATCCAGTGCGTCATTGAAGTTGAACTTGCCGCCGCCCTGGGTATAGCGCAGTAACGGGTGCTGTTTACTGCGTTTGTGTTGCTCCATGTACGTTTTGAAACCCATTTTCAGGATCTCGTTAACCGCGCGGCCACCGGTCTTATCCACATATTCACTGGGGCGGGTGTGCTGCTCCAGCCACTGATGGTTCAGGCGGCGGTGGATCATACCCATGGAGTTGTTGAGCAGGTTTTCCGCGGATTCGTACAGCGCGTTGTTGTCCATGCCAAAAGCGCTGTCGATGAAAAAGGCGTTGTCGGCCTGAAGATTCAGAGCGCTGTTGGAATCGGGGATAAAAATATCGTCGGCGAGGAGGGTGGAGGAAAATGGAAGCAGAAGCAGGCCAAGCACCGCTGGCAGGGCACGAGCCTGGCGCTTAGAGGAAAGATACCGAGTACTGCGAGAATCCATTTTTCCACCCCGGGGAGTATTTGCTTGGCTCAGTTGGTTACTGAACAACCACTGAATTTATTATGGCTCACCCTGAACATGACGTTGTATCTCACAAAATCCGGAAAAGTGCCAATGCTGGTTGTGAATTCTATGTGAAATATGGTCATTTCGCTGCGAGCCCCGCCAGTGCTGGATGTATAGAGTTTTGCCCAGTTTGCGGGGGCTGCGGGGATGATTCCGCCAATGTTTTTTAATATAAAAACCATATGGTCACGGTGTCACTTATAAAAACATTGTCTAGTGACGGAAGCGCGGAATCATTAGTGAGAGGAGAAATCTGGACCGTGGTTCCCCGGTCGGATACGTTTGGCGCAGAGTTGGTCATCTTTGAGCCCTGACCCCCGATGTGGCTATCGCACCGTCTGTCGCGGTAAGGATCCGGTGTACGGGCAGGCTGTTCCCGGTAAGTCGGGTATCGTGTTGACAGCGCTGTCTTTTTCGCTATTGTGGTGCACTGGCCGGATTCTGAAGTACCGGCATACCCGATCATCCACGATAAGAATCCACGGGCGCCTTTCCGGTTTGCGAGAGCGGCGAGGGCCCATCAAAATAGAGATCATCCATGAGACGGATCCCACTCTTTGCCAGCCTGGCCCTGTCCACATTGATTGCTTCCTGCGCTGAGCCCGAGTCCAGTCAGCCTCCGGCCGCCGATGCCCAACTGTCTGCACCGGAGCGCATCGCCGCCAACTTTGACGTTACCCAGGAAGTGCTGCTCAACTTTCAGGGGGTGGATGACGCGCTGCGAGCGCAGTGCAAACAGGCCGGCGGCAGTGCTGCGACCTGTTCTACCTATCGGATCAGCCTGATCAACAACGGCCCTGCGGTGGCCGCGGATGAGCGCGACTGGACCCTCTATTTTCACAGTGTGCGCCGCTCCCTGGCGCTGCTGAATACGGACGCGTTCACGCTGGAAAGAGTGAATGGCGACCTGCACCGCCTGATTCCCAACGAGCGCTTTACCGGCATTGGCTCCGGTGAAACTCTGCAGCTGGACCTGCTCGCAGAGAGCTGGATGCAGTTCGAATCGGACTTCCAGCCTCGCCTGTTCGTGGTCGATGGTGACGGTGCCCCCCACATCATCCGTTCCACCGATACCGATGACCTTTCGGATATTGTCCTGCCGATTACCAAAAACCATCCCGACAACTGGAAACGTGTGGCGGAGGATGCCAATACACTGGCCACGGCCGATAGCCGTTTCCAGCAGTTCACTGCCGATGTGGAAGCGGTGGATGCGCAGGAATGGCGCGGCCGTATTATCCCGCAACCGGCTAATGTGCAGTTGACGGACGCGCCGCTGATTCAGCTTGACGCCGGTATTGCGCTGCAGGCGGAAGGCCTGGATGCCGGCAGTGTGGCTGCACTGCAGCAGCGTCTGGCTACCCTGCAGCTGTCCGCCAGTGGTGATGAGGCGTATGGGGTTTCCGTGACCATCGACCCAGGCGCCTTCAGTAAGCGGCCGGCGGGAGCCTACCGCCTGAATGTGGCGGAACAGGGCGCCGAGGTGGTCGGTGTGGATGCCAGCGGTGCCTTTTACGGGGTGCAG includes these proteins:
- the lptG gene encoding LPS export ABC transporter permease LptG — encoded protein: MSLLDRYIARTVTLAILAVLMVILGLDVISAIVDGLGDLGGDYQFADMLEYVVWTLPERIYSQLGFSALVGCMVGLGTLAGTSELTVMRAAGISIGRIAWAVMKPVLVLIVLGLALAELVIPYTNQTAESQRAIAQGELDNAGLEQGLWLFEGGEFVHFNAALPGGTLFGITRYKFDQDQQLEQVVFSERGHFANDRWELQNSRQTSLTPERASSTREAQSTWDSDMSPDLFSLVVPLPSDLSPRNLWSYGRFLDRKGEESARYWLAFWKKILQPLTIAGLVMMAISFIFGPLREVTTGLRVFTGVIVGIVFQTVQDMLGPSSVVFGFPPFIAVMVPILASFLLGWALLKRAR
- a CDS encoding RDD family protein, giving the protein MSDTVNTPTQFNQLPRAGVVPRLIALLYDGMILAGLWMVYGFFAMLVASTFGGLHCQPEHVDYTPCVGGPLYQFGLFAVTAGYFFWSWRAAGQTIGMRAWRLMVANNNGVQLSWYQCFIRALVGPLSVACFGLGYFWGYFRADRASWHDLASDTEVRQLPKKKKSKT